The DNA window CATGCACCCCATAAAGCCTGTAACTTTAGGTTTATAGAGAGTAAAGGGAGgggagaaaaatcaaagcaaagcaGAGAGTAAAGGGAGAGATATGCAGAGAGCAAAGGGAAAGGGGAGAGATATGCAGAGAGGAAAGGGGAGAGGGGGGCTGATGGCTGAATGTTACTTTAGGGTTAgaaaaaattctatttatacttgcttttttttaagtgctggctggttgaaccggttcggttcggttcggttcaattggtttcagactttagaaaccgaaaccgaaccgaaccagaaattctttgtgatttttaattggttaattcgatttttttttgttatttttttccggttttctctgtttaatcggttttttttgctcacccctaccaTAGAGACCTTAAAAACATGTTTCTGGTAAAATAAATCACCATTTAAtcagttagaaaaaaaaaaaaactcaactcaagtaaaaataaaatttgaagtcCGATCTACTTTTTGTGCTAGATAGatggaaaagaaatataaatagaacTCCTATGAGTAAATGGAACCCATTGATACCAATAATTATGAGTTTTGTAGCTGAAAAATATGTGTTTGTCAACCTTTTCTCCCCTTCATTGTAATTCAGTGACTTTTTCTTCTCCCTCAAACTCAGAAacttaaatgaaagaaaaacaaagttttggACCTAATCACATAATTTCAATACTATATgtaccaaaaattatttttgacgtACCTAAAGGAAAGAAATTTGGAAAAGGAGccgacattttgttttttttttaaaggacctttaaatattttactaatataattttgatCCTCTAATTTTCAATCCTTTTATGACAATAAAATTGGATCTCTTTTATGTACACGAGCATGAAAAAAATGGTGTGATTAGTTTTAGTGATCGAGATAATCACATGAAAggtagataaaaaaatatcaatttcaaatatcaaataacacaatattaaagaatctaattgaaaagaaaggaaaaaaataagatgattgAAGggtggaaaaaagaaaaggtgatacctattttcataaaaaataaaggcatggtatttttttcttcaactttagTCCcctcacttttaatttcttgtaagcaactaaattgaaattttttccatgaaattaaGCACTTAGCAaccataaaaaagacaaataaaaataaattatcaatcttaaatttcaattaatacaacattaaaaaaattaaaaaaaaatctataacagaaaaaaaactaaaacaaaaaaaatataaaacattattttaatcaaCAATAAATGCTCATAATCCACAATAAATGGTAATGGTCTCACAATTCACAGTAATCCACTCttgattactgtttttttttttttttgtataatagatatttgagaaaaaaacgaGACCACGTAATTTTGGGGGCGAGTCGCGTAATTAATTCAAGCGATAATCTATAATTAAGTTACAGTTTGgtctcattaattaattagtatttcaCATAATCTTTTTATAGAATATGGAGGTTtcgagaagagaagaaaaaatataaaagttgaatagaattgatgattttttagagATGGTAACCTGTACTATAAGATAATACTATATGGCATATTAATTAATGGGACCATGTAGTaacttataataaattaattatgccAAGCTGATGTGtattattcaacaaattattttgtaaatatttaattatattgaatagATATTTAGATGGTAGATGTGTGAATACatctttatttgatattttaatctatcatctgacaaaacaaataatggtatagtttatattattattttcataatttgagaataatttagaatttaaattgAATGCCATCtagaacttttattttattttaaataaatttaattaaaaattaaatatgttgaaTACGTGTGTTTAGATGAATAAATATGTGAATATATTCATGGCTAAGTTTCTATATGATATTactcaataaattaataatattagtcaattatatttaaaatattattatcagttatttctatatatatatatatatatatatatatatatatatatatatatatattaatgggatTGTATCTTATCctttgtaaaaaaagaagagtaaaTTAAGCTGATCCTCATAATAAATCCCAtaaatccaataattaaaaaatattgggaAGTAAAAATCTTACAGGACGATCATTGGCATTATTactcatgaaagaaaaagagcaCGTATATCTGGACCCTGATCTGCTCGATTCCAGCCGTTGATAAAGTCAACTTCGATTTTATCCTGTGTGCAAATTCTGTAACTTCCATTACCATTAAAAGCATGGTCTGGACCTTAAATTTCTTCCtccttaattaatattattttttatctatatatatactaaataaCATTAATTTCCTATTTTGTCCATTCTGTATTATCCAATATTTGacagtattaattaattattttcatctcAAGAGTCAGAAAGGAAATCTCTCAATATCAATCCAATCTCTCAAATTTGGAAACCACATATATGTCCACGCATGCTGGCCTTAAATGGAATCATTTCACGAAAGCTATCCCTTATGCTATCCAGACAATAGCATAAATAAGAGAAGAACAGACCTACTTCTCAATATTTTGAGGTATTGCTTTTGCCTTTTGAAAATATGGCAGGAGGAGGTTTTGCGGCGGCTCAAGGTGACGGGAGAAAATACGAAGGTGGTGTCACTGCTTTTGTGGTCATCACTTGTCTGGTGGCAGCCATGGGGGGGCTCATGTTTGGCTATGATATTGGCATCTCAGGTGAACAAAAGATCTTGAGTCTTGATGCAGTAAGAATGATTTTCATGAATATACATATTTTGTGTTGATTTGATGATGATCGTTGGCTCTGTAACATCTTGTAGGAGGGGTAACAGCGATGGATTCATTCCTTAAACCATTTTTCCCCCATGTGTACAAGAAACAGCATGGAAATCATGAGGAAAATATGTACTGCAAATTTGATGATCATGTGCTAACGATGTTCACATCTTCCCTCTATCTTGCGGCCTTGATAGCTTCCTTCTTTGCCTCTGCAACAACGAGGAGATTTGGTCGTAAGATGTCTATGATGTTTGGAGGCCTGGTTTTCCTTGGCGGAGCTATTCTTAATGGTGCTGCTGTCAATGTTGCGATGCTTATTGTTGGTCGTTTGATGCTTGGTGTGGGTGTTGGATTTGCTAATCaggtatgatttttatttttttttgtttcttatagaTAGATTTTGAATATGTTAGGCTAAATTATACTTTCTTTAAAGAACCATTAGTCTCTAATTTTCACTTACCTCGGAATTTAACATTCAGTCCAGAAACTAGTGGCACAGAATTGTAATAATACTTCGGCCCAGTGTTATCCAAACTGAACCAGAGACCTCAGTTTCCCAGGAAAGGTGACGGGTCATATGTTcatcataaataaattgtaCAGAATTCTCTTGAACTAGATCTATGGTTTGACCGACAGCCTTTTGACCAagttatacacacacacactatctAGCTTCCAAAAATTCTgggatttttttctaaaattagatTGGATTTTTCCTAATTTCTGTGCAAAATTTTAGcttcaaatactaaaaaaataaattttttgctACACTCGGACTTGTCATTCAAAAACCACTTCAAACCAGGTTTTATTAGGTTAAAAACTTAAGTTgtcttatttaaaaaacaaaccaatttAATGATTGGTTCACTAATTAGATCATCTGCTCCGATTTGGTTCTGATAACATTGCTTTTGACCAATAATTTAGagaatcctatttttttttttcccgtaaaAAATGATGTTCAGGTGTtacaagcatgttttttttttaaaaagaaaaatgtgctCTTGGATCATAAACCCATTTGGATCGAATAAACTTACTTTATTttaactagataaaaaaaaataaaaaaccactgTAGATGATcaaatttacaaagaaaagcaattaaaaactaggaggaaaaacaaattttttttttcaaaaagagacAAATGATGTATCTCAATTTACAACCTATTAAatacaaaagaacaaaatggggtaagaaaaaacataaaaaaacatggtccTAGTCAATCCGAGTTATCATGATAAACATGTAACCTTGTTAATCAAGGTCAAGCCAACTCAGGATCATCACGCCAAACTTGCAGCCCAGATTATAATATTGAAATAAcccgataaaaaataaaaagaactataaagaccttttttaaataaaaaaactagagccgaagtaaatttaactttttaaatttgtgaCCCAAGTAATTAGAGCTGAAGCACCCTAtctgaaaaaactataaagttcaattctaaatcgattaaatattgaatgatcgttaaaattaaaaaaataattttaattatacaaaaagattcaagaaaaaatagcaattaaaaaaataatgatcaaaataaattttatatttgattgaagggtgaaactaaaaaagaaaaaataatatataaaaaattaggatggaatgatgaaatttacaaaaataaaaattatataaaagggataagaacaaaaattagaaatcaaaagaataagaaataaaattaaaataccatcACAAAGAGGAtcaaactgtaattttttaagaagaaaaagaagaagaaaaaaggtctATTGGTGAGAAACTAGACCACCAACACCGACATGTGTCACTCCATATGTGAGAGGTCACAGCGCCACTTCTAATTATGACAAGGTGGAAAGATATTTCTGGATCGTAAGAGGCACTGCATGCGCCCATCAAAGGGTATGGCTGCCCCTGAGCTCACTTAATAATTATGCAAAAATAATTGTGAAAATACCAAAAGCCCCttgactttagttttttttttttttttgcttttaagggtatttttatagttttactatgcattttaattgtttgttttttttatatttggttaaatatcAAACTACCCCTAAGCTGACTTAATAATTACACAAAAACTATTGTGAAAATACCAGAAAGTACTTTGACTttaggtttaatattttttactttcaaggatattttcataattttactgtgcatgtatgtttttttatattcgatcaaatactaatttttttaaaattaaaattataataacaaaaacaaataattataaaaatataaaaatggtcACTGATACTTAgatttaaattcttttacttttcaaagatattttatgttgtttcattagaaagtaaaaaaaaacttatttattattgataaatttaataatcaCAAATGAATGATGTGAAAAACGTGTGTAACTACACTTTTTTCCAACCAATTATagctcttttttatattatattataaatgagCCACTGTCTTCAATCTGTTTCTATTCGTTTTTGTAGTCTGTTCCGGTTTATCTCTCAGAAATGGCACCGGCGAACCTTAGAGGAGCACTCAATATTGGATTTCAAATGGCAATCACAATTGGTATTTTGGCAGCCAATCTCATCAATTATGGGACTTCCAAGATAAAAGCTGGTTGGGGATGGAGAATTTCTTTAGGCCTTGCAGCAGCCCCGGCAATTCTTTTTACAATCGGCTCTCTCTTTCTACCCGATACCCCCAACTCCATTCTTGAGAGGGGCAACCATGAGAAAGCGAAGAAAATGTTGCAAAAGATTCGAGGCACGAACAATGTCGACGAAGAATTTCAGGATCTTGTTGATGCTAGTATGGCTGCAAAGCAAGTTGAGCACCCATGGAAAAACTTCACAGGCCGAAAATATAGACCTCAATTAATCATTTGCACCTTCATCCCTTTCTTCCAGCAACTTACGGGAATTAATGTCATCATGTTTTATGCACCTGTTCTCTTTAAGACTTTGGGTTTTGGTGACGATGCCTCGCTTATGTCTGCTGTCATAACCGGCGTAGTCAATGTTGTGGCCACAATGGTATCTGTTTATTCCGTTGATAAACTAGGAAGGAAGGCTTTATTTCTTGAAGGTGGCGTGCAAATGATCATATGTCAGGTATACGACAACCTTAATGAAATTACTCCTAGTCAGTCTTAGCACTAGTGTATAAACGACATTAATGTTGACTTTGAGCTCGACTTAGTCGATGATGTTAAACTTGATTGCAGGTTCTTGTTGCAGTTATGATAGGGCGTGCTTTTGGGACAGAAGGGGAGGGAGGGATGTCTAAGAGTGTATCCTCCTTGGTGCTGTTTTTGATATGTGCGTATGTCGCAGCTTTTGCATGGTCTTGGGGTCCTTTGGGATGGCTAGTGCCGAGTGAAATTTGCCCTCTGGAGATCCGATCAGCAGGACAAGCAACCAATGTCTCGGTTAACATGTTCTTCACATTTGTAATTGGCCAATTCTTCCTCTCCATGCTTTGTCACATGAAGTTTGgtctcttcttattttttggtggatttgttattatcatgaccattttcatatattattttgtgcCTGAGACCAAGAATGTCCCAATTGAAGAAATGAATCAGGTGTGGAAAGAACATGGGTTTTGGAGCAAGTATGTCTCAAACGATGATGTCACTGGCAGGACAAGCAGCCCACCCTAGAGTCCTAGACAACACaatatttttgtgtgtgttatGATGAAGGCAGAATGACAAGACACAAATAGGGGAaaggactgttttttttttgttctttttttttttttgtaaggcaactcattttataattttctcagATTTTTACTGAACTTTCAATAGAAACTGCTTATGCTTAAGCGTATTCATTCGTTTTGGGTATtccttttttcatgtttttttttatgtcatgtgtcataatctaattttagattattctttaaaaatcaatttttttttcaaaataaaaatcaaaaaataaaataaagctggcaatgtggagaaagcaaatcaagaagggctacaaaaatagaaaaaatcaagctgcaatttttgaAGGAAATTCAAAGCCTAATTATACCCATTATGCCccaaaatagagagaaaatgtaaattcaatgttaaattaaatgattattggatgaatttgcataagtATTAAGACtaaggacataattaaatttttaataggccaatttgatttaattatgggccaaattaaattttaattatgtttaagaattaatttgggtccaattgaaggatttaattaagtgcaaggacttaattatactttaaatgggtcaaattaattttatttggggcttaattggtgaaaaattaagttttggagcctaatttgggcttaattaaggagattgaaattttaagagaccaaatttaatttttaccaagttaattgattgaaattaggggctaaattgcaagaaaattgaagttttggggtcaattaggggctaaattgaagaaattagcaGCCAAGGGCCAATCTGCAAAAGGCACAAAATtaaggggcttaattgaaaaacaccgggggtgaaattgaagaaattgaaagtttaatggtcaattaagggttaatttgcataaatccgagaccaatGACCATATTGTAAACGGCGCGTAACTTTGGAGTTccaattgaagttcatcagggacttaattgcattaaatccaaagtttagggtcaattaggggttcaatTAAAACCAATTGAAAGATAGACTACAttgaaaatctattaaaatccctaattcagtccaaaacgacgccgttttgcataaaaaaaaagtaccagacgacgcgtcgtctggtcaCTGTT is part of the Populus trichocarpa isolate Nisqually-1 chromosome 7, P.trichocarpa_v4.1, whole genome shotgun sequence genome and encodes:
- the LOC7457178 gene encoding sugar transport protein 10; the encoded protein is MAGGGFAAAQGDGRKYEGGVTAFVVITCLVAAMGGLMFGYDIGISGGVTAMDSFLKPFFPHVYKKQHGNHEENMYCKFDDHVLTMFTSSLYLAALIASFFASATTRRFGRKMSMMFGGLVFLGGAILNGAAVNVAMLIVGRLMLGVGVGFANQSVPVYLSEMAPANLRGALNIGFQMAITIGILAANLINYGTSKIKAGWGWRISLGLAAAPAILFTIGSLFLPDTPNSILERGNHEKAKKMLQKIRGTNNVDEEFQDLVDASMAAKQVEHPWKNFTGRKYRPQLIICTFIPFFQQLTGINVIMFYAPVLFKTLGFGDDASLMSAVITGVVNVVATMVSVYSVDKLGRKALFLEGGVQMIICQVLVAVMIGRAFGTEGEGGMSKSVSSLVLFLICAYVAAFAWSWGPLGWLVPSEICPLEIRSAGQATNVSVNMFFTFVIGQFFLSMLCHMKFGLFLFFGGFVIIMTIFIYYFVPETKNVPIEEMNQVWKEHGFWSKYVSNDDVTGRTSSPP